The genomic stretch GATCCAGGCGACATCCGTGTTCCTGTAATCGGTGGTCACTCAGGTGTAACTATCCTTCCTCTACTTTCTCAAGTTGAAGGCGTAGAGTTCACTGACGAAGAAATCGCAGCACTAACAACTCGTATCCAAAACGCGGGTACTGAAGTAGTAGAAGCTAAAGCTGGCGGCGGCAGTGCAACACTATCTATGGGTCAAGCGGCTTGTCGTTTCGGCCTTGCGCTAGTGAAAGCTCTTCAAGGCGAAGAGAACGTGATTGAGTGTGCATACGTTGAAGGTGAAGGCGAGCACGCACCATTCTTCGCTCAACCAGTTAAGCTAGGTAAAGAGGGCGCAGAAGCGATCCTTAGCTACGGCGAACTGAGCGACTTCGAACGTAACGCTCTAGACAGCATGCTAGAAACGCTAAATGGCGATATCGAGATTGGTGTTGAATTCGCTAAATAAGCGATACAGCACTAACTCAGGTTAAAATTGCTAATAAGAGCCGGTCATTATGATCGGCTTTTTTGATCCTTGGATTTGCCTCATTCGTAAACAGTGTTTTAGAGATGCGAGTGGAGCAAGAATTATGAGCCGTATTCAGAAAGGAATGAACGTCCATTTCCATTTAGGTCGATTGGGAAAGATCCTCGTTATAGATGAACAAGAGCAATTTGCGCTGGTTGAGTCATACAACAGCCACGAGCAGTATGCAGTGCCGTTGGAAGAGATTGAAGAGGTCGAAGCTCAACTTCCATTGTCGTTAGAGTCGAGTCGTTACTGAGAGTGGATTTGGAAAGATTTTCGTGAGGACCAAAAAAGAGCCCTGAGGCTCTTTTTTATTATCTATGTAATGTTGTCTGTATAGAAGACGGTCTACAAAGTTACTTGCTGCGTTTAACAGCCAAGTGAGCAAGTGTGGTCAGTGCTTGCTTATATTCAGAGTCAGGCAGTATAGAAAGCTCAGCAATCGCTTTGTCGGCTTCTTCATAAGCCTTATTAGTCGTGTACTCTAATGAGCCTGTCTCTTTCATTACAGCCATAATCTCGTCGAGACGCTCCATCCCGTTGGCTTTTTCAATAGCTTCACGAATCATGCTTGCTTGTTCAGGAGAACCATTGTGCATTGCGTAAAGTAGAGGCAGTGTTGGTTTGCCTTCAGCAAGATCGTCACCAACGTTCTTACCCATCTCTTTACCATCAGCAGTGTAGTCCATCACATCGTCAATCAGTTGGAATGCAGTGCCTAGGTATTTACCGTAGTTCTGCATAGCGGTTTCGATTTCAGGTGACGACTCAGTAAGAATCGCGCCGATTTGGGTCGCGGCTTCGAATAAGCGAGCAGTCTTAGAGTAAATAACCTGCATGTAGCTTTCTTCTGTGGTGTCGGGGTTATTGCAGTTCATTAATTGTTGAACTTCGCCCTCGGCAATCACGTTTACCGCTTCACTCATTAGCTCAAGGATCTTTAAAGATCCTAGCGTTGTCATCATTTGGAACGAGCGAGTGTAAATAAAGTCACCCACCAAAACGCTAGCGGCATTACCAAAAGCTGCGTTGGCTGTCGCTTTACCGCGTCTCATGTCCGATTCGTCGACGACATCATCATGAAGTAGGGTTGCTGTGTGAATAAACTCGATAAAGGCTGCAGAGGTGATATGAGCTTCACCTTGGTAACCAAGAGCGCGAGCAGATAAAAGAGCAAGCAAAGGGCGTAGGCGTTTACCACCGCCGCTAACGATATAAAAACCAAGCTGGTTGATTAAACTTACGTCAGAATTAAGTTGGGCTTGAATTGTTTCATTCACTTTTGCCATATCATTGGCAGTAAGCGTTTGGATAGCTTTAAAATCCATTGTTCATCCGGCTGAAGTTAGACCCTGTAAGGCTTATACGTTGTATTTAATTGTTGAATAATACACTAAAAAACGTTGATTAATACATCGCTAAAGGGCATGATTGCCGCACTTTTCTTTGGCGAACAGGTTTTCGCCAATTTTTTAAAAATATGGCTTGTCATAGCGCCATGATTCCCGTAGAATCTGCGCCCTATTGATTAGTTTAGCGCACACCCGAGTTGTACAAATAACAACCATAGGCTGTGCGGAAAAAGCGGAGTAAAATATGTACGCTGTTTTCCAATCTGGTGGCAAACAACACCGAGTAAGCGAAGGTCAAACACTTCGTTTAGAGAAATTAGACGTTGAAACTGGTGCAACTGTTGAATTTGATAAAGTTCTTCTTGTTGCTAACGGCGAAGAAATCGCTGTTGGTGCACCTCTTGTTGAAGGTGGCAAGGTTACTGCAGAAGTAGTACAACACGGTCGTGGCGATAAAGTAAAAATCGTTAAGTTCCGTCGTCGTAAGCACTCGCGTAAGCAAGCTGGTCACCGTCAGTGGTTCACTGAAGTGAAAATCACTGGCATTAACGCTTAAGTATTAGGAGAGTTTAACAATGGCACATAAAAAAGCTGGCGGTTCTACTAATAACGGCCGCGATTCAGAAAGCAAACGTCTTGGTGTTAAGCGTTTTGGTGGTGAATCTGTTCTTGCAGGTAACATCATCGTTCGTCAACGTGGTACTAAGTTCCACGCTGGCACAAACGTTGGCATCGGTAAAGACCACACTCTTTTCGCTCTTACTGAAGGTAAAGTGAAATTTGCTGTTAAAGGTCCTAAAAACCGTAAGTTTGTAAGCATCGAAGCTGAGTAATTTAATCTTTAACTAGATTATTTTAATAGCTTTCAAGCTGAATTCAAAAGCCCTGCCGATTCGGCAGGGTTTTTTATTTATAGCGAGAATAAAAAAGCAGACGCTCTTGTCTTAGCTTTAATAAGCTTAAAGCAAAGAACCTCTCCTTCTTTGTTCCTTGGTTGCAGGTCGGCCTAGATCTTAGGTGATCGATCTAAACACGGATCTGCTAGAATTTATATCACTCCATGATGAGTGGTAACGCAACGTAAGTGCGGAGTTAAAAAATGAAATTCGTTGATGAAGCGGTAGTAAAAATAGAAGCCGGTGATGGCGGTAATGGTACAGTAAGCTTTTGGCGCGAAAAGTTCGTCGCTAAAGGTGGTCCTGATGGCGGCGACGGCGGTGACGGTGGTGATGTTTACATCCAAGCGGATGAGAACTTAAACACACTGATCGATTACCGTTTCCAACGTTTTTACAATGCAGAGCGTGGCGAGAATGGTCGCGGCGGTAACTGTACTGGTAAACGTGGTAAAGATATTACGCTGAAAGTACCAGTTGGTACGCGTGCGGTTGATATCCATACCAACGAAATCGTTGCTGAAGTTGCTGAACACGGCAAAAAAGTAATGGTTGGTAAAGGTGGTTGGCACGGTCTTGGTAACACGCGTTTTAAATCGTCTGTTAACCGCGCTCCTCGTCAAAAGACAATGGGTACTAAAGGTGAAGTTCGTGAACTGCGTTTAGAACTTCTTCTATTAGCCGACGTTGGTATGCTTGGCCTACCAAACGCAGGTAAATCTACCTTTATTCGTTCTGTATCTGCAGCGAAACCAAAAGTAGCGGATTACCCGTTCACAACTTTGATCCCAAGCTTGGGCGTGGTGAGTGTGGTTCCTGAGAAGAGTTTCGTAGTAGCCGATATCCCAGGTCTAATCGAAGGTGCTGCTGATGGCGCGGGCCTTGGTATTCGTTTCTTGAAGCACCTTGAGCGTTGTCGTGTTCTGCTTCATATGATTGATATTATGCCGATCGATGAATCTGATCCTATTCAGAACGCACTGACAATCATCGATGAACTTGAGCAATACAGCGAAAAAGTGGCACAAAAACCTCGTTGGTTAGTATTCAACAAAGTTGACCTAATGCCAGAAGAAGAAGCAGACGAAAAGATTCAAGAAATCATCGATGCTTTAGGTTGGGAAGGCGAATACTTCAAGATCTCTGCTGTGAACAAAATGGGCACAAAAGATCTTTGTTTCAAATTAGGTGAGTTCATGGAGAACCTACCTCGTGAAATTGAAGAAGTTGAAGAAGAAGAAAAAGTAGACTTTATGTGGGATGACTACCATAAAGATGCGATGAGTGGTAAGAATGTCGTTACTGAAGATGATGACGACTGGGATGATTGGGACGACGAAGAAGATGACGGTCATGTTATCTACGTTCGTGACTAATCCTCGTATTTCTTTGAACACTTAGGTCGCTTCTTCTAAAGAACGCCGATAGTTTTATTAAACCGCAATGAAAATTGCGGTTTTTTTGTATCTAAATCATTATGTACTGTCGGATTTTAATGCAGAATTTATTCTAACTAGTTAACGCCTATGGGAAGGAAATCATGGCATCAAAGCAAAGAGCGATCTCTCGATTGGTCGCTCAGTCAGGACAAATGTTATTGGCACACGGTGCTGAAAGCACTTTAGTTGGTGATATCATGCGCCGCATTGGCATCGCTTGCGGTGTTGACGAAGTTGAAGTCGCACTATCAGCCAATGCGCTTGTAGTCACGACTGTGATGAATGATCACTGTATTACCACCACTCGAAGCTGTGCTGATCGTGGCATTAACATGCAAGTGATCACCGACATTCAACGAGTTTGTATCATGATGGAGAAGGGAATTCTCGATTATGGATTGGCGTATAAGAAGATCCAAAGCATCAGCCCTGAGCGTTATAACCGTTGGATAGTGGTCGTGATGATAGGGCTGTCGTGTGCCTCTTTTAGTCGTCTTGCGGGCGGTGATTGGCAGGTATTCATGATGACCTTTATTGCCTCTGCTTGTGGCATGATCGTCAGACAAGAGATTGGTCATCGCCATTTCAATCCGCTATTAAATTTTGCGATCACGGCTTTCGTGACCACCACCATTTCGGCTCAAGCTGTGCTTTACAATATTGGCGGTCAACCCACGATTGTGATGGCTTCGTCGGTGTTGATGCTTGTGCCAGGCTTCCCTCTGATTAACTCCGTTGCAGATATGCTTAAAGGTCACATAAACATGGGCTTAGCGCGTTTTACCATGGCCAGTCTGCTCACACTAGCGACAAGCTTAGGTATTGTCGCTGCGATGAGTCTGTCTGATGTTTGGGGGTGGGCGAGCTAATGAGTCTTTTTGAATTATTTCTAGGTTTACTCAACGATATGTTTTTCGCCGCGATTCCCGCTGTCGGATTCGCATTGGTATTTAATGTTCCACAACGCGCCTTAATTTATTGTGCGCTGGGCGGTTCTATTGGCCACGGCAGTCGTTATTTGATGATGCACTTTGGTGTCCCTATTGAGTGGGCCACCTTTTTTGCCGCGACAATAGTAGGCATGATTGGCGTGCATTGGTCGCATAAATTGTTAGCGCACCCTAAGGTGTTTACGGTCGCAGCTTTGATTCCAATGGTGCCGGGTGTCTTTGCCTTTAAAGCGATGATTGCCATGGTTGAGATAAACAGAGCAGGGTACAGCCCTGAATTACTGGCAATGTTGATGGAGAACTTTTTGAAATCGATGTTCATTATCGCCGGACTGGCGGTTGGCTTAGCTGTGCCTGGGCTGTTATTCTACCGCCGTAGACCTATCGTCTAGCATCAATTTTCTCCAGTTAAGGACAGGACTTTCGATTTATGATCATCAGCATGATTGCAGCAATGGCAAACAACCGTGTAATAGGTAAAGACAATCAGATGCCTTGGCATTTACCTGCGGACTTCGCATGGTTCAAGCGCTCAACTATGGGTAAACCTGTCGTAATGGGACGTAAGACTTACGATTCAATCGGGCGTCCTCTACCAGGTCGATTGAATGTTGTGATCAGCCGTGATGAGAGCTTAGAGATCGAAGGGGTGACGACGGTTACTTCTATTGAAAATGCTCTGGAGCTTGTTAGTGATGTTGAAGAGGTGATGATTATCGGTGGTGGTTCAATCTATGAAAGTTGCCTACCTAAAGCGGATAAGTTGTACCTAACCTATATCGATTTTGATGTTGCTGGCGACACTCAATTCCCAGACTGGGGAGAAGGTTGGAAGCAGAGCTTTAATGATACGTATCAAGCGGATGAGAAAAACAAACACAATATGGTGTTTGTGATTCTCGAGCGCTAAGTCCTAATTTAAAAACACTTGCTCTGCAGCACGAGTAGCGCAAGTGTTCCGTATATCTATAACGCTTTTTGAGTAAAAAACTGTTTGTCTTCCCAGCGAAGTGCCGTTAGCTCTCCGCCCCAAACACACCCAGTATCAAGCCCAATCACATCCTTTCCGTTATAGCCCTCAAGTGCTGCCCAGTGCCCAAATAGCACGGTTTTATCTAACTGAATTCTCTGAGGGAGGTCAAACCAAGGAATGTATTCGTTGTCAGTAACTTCCTTTGGAGGTAGCTTGCATCCCATGTCTAACCGCCCGTCAGGAAAACAGAAGCGCATACGTGTAAAGCTATTGATCGCGTATTGATAACGTTCTATATCGCTCAGATCTTTCGACCATAAGTCAGGAGCGTTGCTGTACATGTTCTCAATCAGCCACTTCCATTTTTTTGAGCGCAATAGACCTGTGATCTTTTTGTTCTCTTTACGCGCTCGCTTTACTGTCCATTGCGGCGATATCCCCGCATGGGTCATGACAAATTGATCATGCTCTTGCATCAACGGCTGCTCTCTAAGCCACTCAAGTAACTCATCTTTGTCATCAGCATCTAGGATCTGCTGAGTTTGATCTTTCTTTTTTGCTGGAAAAAGACCAAGCGAGACGGCGAGCAGGTGTAGGTCATGATTGCCTAATACTACCTTCGCAGATTCCCCTAAAGACCGGATAAATCTGAGTGTATCAAGTGACTTAGGGCCCCTTGCGACCAAGTCACCAGCGACCCACAAAGTGTCTTTTTGTTTATCAAATTTAACGGTTTTAAGTAAGAGTTGAAGTTCGTCGAAGCATCCTTGGATGTCTCCGACAATATAATTCGACACAGTATTTTCCTGTAGATGCTGAAGTATAACTAATTGAGAATATTCGGGATCGCGAGTCTGAATGGATCGACCTCAGTGATGAAATCAATGCCTTTGTTATCGGTCATCACATAGTGACCCTGCATAACACCCACGGGGGTTTCGATGACGGTACCACTTGTGTAAGTGTATTCGTCATTGGCTTCAATCACGGGTTGTTGTCCAACCACGCCATCACCTTCAATGGTGAGTTGCTTGCCGTTAGAGTCGGTAATTAACCAGCGGCGAGACATCAGCTGCACCGTTGTTTTACTTAGGTTTTTGATGGTTATGATGTAGGCGAAGACGTAACGGTTCTTCGTTGGTTCTGATTGTTCCTCTATGTATTTAGAGTGAACCTGGCATTTGATACAAGGCGTAGATATATCCATATTCGCACCTTTTGTTGTTGGTATACTTAATGTAATTAAAGTATTACATAAAAAAGGCTCCTAACCGAAGTGTAGGAGCCTTTTTTATTTATTTATCAGCGTTGTGACTGTCATGCAGCCAGTTTGCCATGTCGACAAACTGCTCGAGCGTTAAGTTCTCAGGGCGCATGCTAGGATTGATACCAAGCTCTTCAAGCACTTCCTTATCAATTAAGCTCTTGTAGCAGTTACGAACCGTTTTACGACGTTGGTTAAAGCCTTCACGACAAACACGATCTAACCATTTTAGATCTTTTGCTGGGTAAGGTAACACTTCATATGGTTGTAGGCGTACAACTGCAGAGTCTACTTTCGGTGGCGGAACGAAAGCCGTTGGTGGCACTTCCAGCACTGGCGTTACTTTGCAGTAGTATTGAGCCATTACAGTAAGACGACCGTAAGCTTTGCTGCCAGGGCCTGCTGCCAAACGGTTAACCACTTCTTTTTGAAGCATAAAGTGCATATCTTGTACGTCTTTATGGAATTCAAAAAGGTGGAACATCAAAGGTGTAGAGATGTTGTATGGCAAGTTACCAAAGATGCGTAGCTTATTGTTTGGCTTAACAAGCTCTTGGAAGTCGAACTTCATCGCATCGCCTTCGCGGATTGTTAGCTTGTCAGCTAAATCCGGATGGTTACGAAGACGTTCTGCAAGGTCTCTATCCAATTCGATAACAGTAAATTTATCGACAAGCTTACCTACAGGCTCAGTAATAGCGCCAAGGCCTGGGCCGATTTCTACTAGGTTTTGACCTGGTAGTGGGTTAATGCTCGATACGATGCCATCAATAATGTATGGATCGTTAAGGAAGTTTTGACCAAAACGTTTACGCGCTTTGTGTCCTAAGTGGACATCATTTCTCATTGCTTTTTCTCTACTAATTCAATGGCGTGCGTGAGCGCTGTTCTAAAGCTCCCTGTATCGGCTTGGCCTTTCCCTGCCAAGTCTAAGGCGGTACCGTGGTCGACTGATGTGCGAATAAACGGTAAGCCAAGCGTGATGTTCACTGAGCGACCAAACCCTTTGTATTTCAATACCGGGAGTACTTGGTCGTGATACATACCTAAAACAGCATCTGCATCTTGCAAATATTTTTCATTAAAGATGGTGTCTGCTGGCAATGGGCCAACTAAATTGATGCCATCTTTTTGGCGAATTTTTTCTAGCGTAGGGGTGATGGTTTCTATTTCTTCACGACCCAAACAACCATCTTCACCTGCATGTGGATTCAAGCCACATACGTAGATAGTTGGTTTCTCAATAGCAAACTTTTCAACCAAGTCTTTATTCAGAATCGCAATAATTTGCTCTAATCTGTCTTCGGTTACGGCTTGAGATACATAAGCTAGTGGGATATGTGTTGTTACTAGCGCAACACGCAGCCCTTCAGTTGCCAACATCATCACCACGAGCGGTGTATTGGACTTCTCTGCAAAGAACTCAGTATGGCCGCTAAAAGCAACGCCAGCTCGGTTAATTACACCCTTGTGAACAGGGCCGGTGACAATAGCATCAAATTCATCATTCATACAGCCAATTGCTGCGGTTTCTAAAGTATTTAATACGTAATGACCGTTAGCCTCGTTGAGTTGGCCAGCAGTAGCCGTTTCAGCGAGTGGAACATGTTTCACAACCAGTGTGCCAGAGCGTTGTGGTTGCTTAGCCGCATCTGCGTCGTAGTCCAGCAGCTCTACGTCAATACCTAGGATTTTCGCTCGCTCGGCTAGCAGTTTCTTATCGGCACAAACCACGAGTTGATGAGGCCAGCTCTCTTGAGATAGAGCCAGAGTTAAATCTGGTCCTATCCCTGCTGGTTCACCCGCGGTAATGACAATGCGTTTAGTTGTCATCTTGGTCGCCCTCAACCATTTCAACAAAGGCACTTGCTCTTACTTCTTGTAACCAAGCACCAGCTTCTTCGTTGAACTTACGGTTAAATAAAATTTGGTAAGCCTTGTTCTTCAACGCTGAATCCGTACGGTCAACCTCACGACGGTCAAGAACTTCAACGATGTGCCAGCCATGAACGGTCTTAAATGGCGCGCTGATTTTTCCTTCAGGTAGCGTTTCTACTTGGTGCTTGAATTCTGGTACGTACAAGTCAGGTGTTTGATAGCCTAGCTCGCCGTCTTGAACCGCTGAACCCGGATCTTGGCTGTATTGTTGAGCGAGGTCACCGAAGCTCGCTTCACCAGCATTTACGCGGCGTGTGATTTCTTCAAGTTGCTCCTTCGCGCCATCATCACTTAGGATCACCGTAGGCTTAATCAAAATATGGCGTGCATTCACCTCAGTTACCGCTACGGTTTCTAGGCCTTTCACATCTTCAATTTTTAGAATGTGGAAGCCAACACCGCTACGGAATGGGCCAATGATGCTGCCTTTGTTCTGCATTTTGATTTGGTCTGCAAAGATGGTTGGCATCTCTTCTTTACGCATCCAACCCCAATCACCGCCTTGCAGTGCTTTAGGGCCCTTAGAGTAAGTATAAGCCATGGTGCTGAAGTCTTTGCCTGAGTTTAGTTCTTCAACTAAATCTTTAGCTTGAGCTTCTAGCTCTTCTTTTGTTTGATCATCATTAAAGCGAAGTTGAATGTGACCAATTTTGTATTGAACCGTCGCGTTAGTCTCTTGCGCTAAGATGTCTGCAAGGTTATCGACTTCTGCTGGAAGAATGTTGATACGACGACGAACGAGCGCGTTACGAGCTTCGCTTGCTGCGATCTCTTTTCTTACTTGCTCACGAAATGCATTGTAGCTCAGGCCTTCTTCAGCAACCGATGCGGTAAGTTGTTCTACGGTTTGGTTGTTGTCTTTCGCGATGCCTTCGATTGCTTGATCAAGTCGGGCATCATCAATACGAACCCCGATACGTTCCGCTTCTTGAGTTTGAATCGTATCGATGATCAGTTTTTCTAGCACTTGTTCATTCAACACATCTTGTGACGGTAATGTTTGACCACTTTTCTTAGCGTTTGCGCGTAGCGTTTTCATCGAAGCATCGATGTCACTTTGCAAAATCACGCCTTCGTTCACGATCACTTTTACGCTATCTAGTTCAACCGGGGCTGCGTAGCTTGTTGATAAAGTAAAAGCTGCTGCGATAGCTATTAATGTGCGTTTCCACAATGTCATGTGTAATCCTTTAAATTTACTGATGTTTTATCAATAAAGAAAATTAGTTGTTTAAGAAGAATGGACGACCGTAGCTGAGAGAGTTATCAGAACTACTTTCTCCAAGAGCACCGGAATCAGAGCCTATGTTGGTACCGAAACCAACAATACCGAAGTTCACACTGAAGTTGTTTTCATATTCAGGTGTGGTATTTGGAACACTAATGTTATTCGTTAAACGATTACTATAGGTAAAGCCGATGTACCAACAATCCGATCTGTAATTTAAACGAGCTAACCATTCTAGATCTTCTTGTGTGGTCAAGTCATAGAAGTATTGAGCACTAGTGCTCCATTTCGGTGAAATTTGATAAGCACCAAGTAAGCCGGCTTGTGAAATACCATCTTTTGTTATTGATGATACGTCAAAATCTACAGTTTCATTTATGTATTCTTCTGTAACGTAGCGGTAGTTGGTTTGTATATAGCCGCCTGCAAAACGGTACTCTAGTGTGCTGTTAGCAAGTTGCATCGAAGATGAATCAATGTCGTATTGCACACCGCCATGGTAGAAAAGATAATCATCATAATTGAAGTCCATTTCAATAGCCCAAGATGAATAATTAGTTTTATCACTTGAGTCTTCGCTGCTTAAAGTTTGCTTTGCATCTTTATCAAAATAGAAAATTTGACCAAAGGAGATGTTTAAGCGCTCTCGGTACTCATCATCAAAAAAGCGAGATGATGCGCCATAGCTAATTTGATTTGCTGACGCAATACGGTCTACCCCACTGTATTTTCGGCTCCGAAATAGACCATAGTAATCGGTTTGAAGTAGTGTTGTATCGTAAAGACCAATTTCACTTTGATCTTGTTCCGGAACATACAAATACTGAACCTGTGGCTCTAATGTTTGAGTGTAGTTGCCGACAATTGTGGTATCACGCTCTAGCACGATACCCGCGTGGCTCCTAAATTCAGGTATTACACGAGATGTCGTATCTTCAAGACCGTAGTATGGGTTCTTGTCTGTTGTTCCCGGAATAAATTCATTAGTCGTATCTACTCCATCAAGGTCTTGCTGATAGTATGTACCAAGTAATCGAGCTTCGGTTGTCCAAGTACCCCAAGTATTACCTACCGGGACGGTTATCCCTGGCTCAACGTGTACACGAGTAGCAGAAGGCTTACCTGAAGCGTCGGTATCAAAGAGAGAGACATGGCTGATCATGTCGAAGTCTAAGTAATCCATTACCTCTGGAGCATAATAGTTATACTCGAGTTGTGGCATTAGTCGATAAGGTAAATTATTCGTTGTATCGGTTAGGACTTGGAAATCTCGGACAAGCACCGATGCATCCCAGTTTTGAGAACGGTAAGTCGCTTTACCTTCTTGAAGTAACTGGCCATCTTCACGGTTACCAATGCTGCTTGAACTCACATCAGTGAAGTAATCGATGTCACTGACTTTTGAGTAATCAATCTCAAATAACCAAGATTGCTGGAATATTCCTGAGTGTTCTAGTTGAGCACCCCATCGGTCACCTTTCTCTTCGAACTTTTTATCGTCGGGTAGGTATTCAGATTTGATGCTACCCGAACCAAAGTCACTCAAGTAGCGGAATTTACTGTTAAGTTGCGTGCCACGCTCTTGCATGTACTTGAATGTGGTTTCCAAGTCGTAATTTGGAGCTAAGTTCCAATACACAGGAATCTCAGCTTCGAAGCCATCACTTGAACCGTATGAAACCGTTGGATACAAGAATCCGGTTTTACGTGTGTCGCCGACAGGTACGGTCAAGTAAGGCAAGTAAAAGACAGGAACGCTTTGGATCTCAAAACGCGGATTATAGAAAGTGGCTTGTTCTTCATCTTGATCGACGCTGATACTTGAAGCTCTTAGGCGCCAAGCGTTGTCACCGATAGGGCAAGAGGTGATTGAGCCATCTTCAATTTCGTAAACAGCTTTGCCTGTCTTAGATATGTATACCGCATCACCACGGCCTGGTTCACAAAGAAATTCGTAATCGGTGTTTTCTAGCGTCATTTCATCTGTGGTCAGATTGTTAGTCGCTCTATCCGACACCGACTTAATTTGACCGTCACTAAAGTTTACGTTGCCTTCAGCTACAACGATGTTTTCTTGTTGGTGAAGCGTTA from Vibrio pomeroyi encodes the following:
- the surA gene encoding peptidylprolyl isomerase SurA, whose product is MTLWKRTLIAIAAAFTLSTSYAAPVELDSVKVIVNEGVILQSDIDASMKTLRANAKKSGQTLPSQDVLNEQVLEKLIIDTIQTQEAERIGVRIDDARLDQAIEGIAKDNNQTVEQLTASVAEEGLSYNAFREQVRKEIAASEARNALVRRRINILPAEVDNLADILAQETNATVQYKIGHIQLRFNDDQTKEELEAQAKDLVEELNSGKDFSTMAYTYSKGPKALQGGDWGWMRKEEMPTIFADQIKMQNKGSIIGPFRSGVGFHILKIEDVKGLETVAVTEVNARHILIKPTVILSDDGAKEQLEEITRRVNAGEASFGDLAQQYSQDPGSAVQDGELGYQTPDLYVPEFKHQVETLPEGKISAPFKTVHGWHIVEVLDRREVDRTDSALKNKAYQILFNRKFNEEAGAWLQEVRASAFVEMVEGDQDDN
- the lptD gene encoding LPS assembly protein LptD, encoding MQCFSRTLLAASISTALYVSTTQAETITDSSVQEMPSIDQCLIEPAAENETQLPAHVESDRLEAINGDKAIYSGDVRVTQGNKTILADNVTLHQQENIVVAEGNVNFSDGQIKSVSDRATNNLTTDEMTLENTDYEFLCEPGRGDAVYISKTGKAVYEIEDGSITSCPIGDNAWRLRASSISVDQDEEQATFYNPRFEIQSVPVFYLPYLTVPVGDTRKTGFLYPTVSYGSSDGFEAEIPVYWNLAPNYDLETTFKYMQERGTQLNSKFRYLSDFGSGSIKSEYLPDDKKFEEKGDRWGAQLEHSGIFQQSWLFEIDYSKVSDIDYFTDVSSSSIGNREDGQLLQEGKATYRSQNWDASVLVRDFQVLTDTTNNLPYRLMPQLEYNYYAPEVMDYLDFDMISHVSLFDTDASGKPSATRVHVEPGITVPVGNTWGTWTTEARLLGTYYQQDLDGVDTTNEFIPGTTDKNPYYGLEDTTSRVIPEFRSHAGIVLERDTTIVGNYTQTLEPQVQYLYVPEQDQSEIGLYDTTLLQTDYYGLFRSRKYSGVDRIASANQISYGASSRFFDDEYRERLNISFGQIFYFDKDAKQTLSSEDSSDKTNYSSWAIEMDFNYDDYLFYHGGVQYDIDSSSMQLANSTLEYRFAGGYIQTNYRYVTEEYINETVDFDVSSITKDGISQAGLLGAYQISPKWSTSAQYFYDLTTQEDLEWLARLNYRSDCWYIGFTYSNRLTNNISVPNTTPEYENNFSVNFGIVGFGTNIGSDSGALGESSSDNSLSYGRPFFLNN